The genome window CAGTGTCGCGAGGGAGTTCCCCCCTGTCATGGCTTTTTTGTCAAAAGCAGCCATAGGCAGAATCAATAGCGCTCCTTTAATAGCGGAAATGCCCACCCTGGATCTGCGCCAGCAACTGCCCGGTGACTGGCACATAACTGTCCGACCCCGGCAGCCAGGCATAGACCGGGTCATTGCCGGCCTTGTCCGGGTCGAAGGCCTCCTCCTTGAGCCGCACCTTCTGGTATTTGAAGGTGCCGGTGGTTTCCATCTTCACCTTGATGCGCAGGAACAACGGCACGGCATAGTGCGGCAACTGGCCATGAGCGAATTGCAGCAACTCGCGCATGTCCAGGGCAGCCAGCGATTCGCTCGGGGTGATGGCGACCATGCCAGCACGGCCGTTGGTGTTTTCGATTTCCACGCCATAGGCCACGACTTCGGCGATCTGCGGGTGTTGCAGCAGGATGTTCTCCACTTCGGTGGTGGAGACGTTTTCACCCTTCCAGCGATAGGTGTCGCCCAGGCGGTCGACAAACTGTGCATGGCCAAAGCCGATGCTGCGCACCAGGTCGCCGGTATTGAAGTAGCGGTCGCCCTTCTCGAACACATCCGTGAGGATCACCTTGCGGTTTTTCTCCGGGTCGGTGTAACCGTCATAGGGCGACTTTTCATCGATCCTGGCCAGCAACAAGCCCTGCCCGCCGGTCTTCACTTTATGCATGAAACCATCACTGCCACGGATCGGCTCACCGCTGTCGTGGGCATAGTCCACCAACGCCCAGTGTTGCAGGCAAAAGCCGACGGTGTTGTCGAAATTCAATATGTTGGTGAAACCGATATTACCGTCGCTGGCGGCATACAACTCACAGACATGCTCCACGCCGTAACGCGCCTTGAACTGCGCCCACACACCAGGACGCAGGCCATTGCCAACCATCTTGGTCACGCGGTGGTCACGGTCGTTTCCGGTGGCCGGCTGATCGAGCAGATAGCGGCACAATTCGCCGACATAGCCGAGGGTGGTCGCCTTGAATTTGCGCGCATCCTCCCAGAACTGGCTGGCGCTGAACTTGCGCCGGATAGCGAACCCGGACGCGCCGACAATCGCCGAGCCCCAGCACACGCAGAGGCCGGTGGCGTGGTACAGCGGCAGGGTGCAATAAAGAACATCCTCCGGCCCCATGTCCAGCGCAATGCTGCCGAAGCTGACAGCGGTCTTGGTCCAGCGACCATGTTTCATGATGCCGGCCTTGGGCAGCCCGGTCGTGCCGGAGGTGTAGATATAGAAGCAGGGGTCGTTGAAGAAAATCTGCGCGGTACTCGGCGGGTTGTCCACCGGGCATTCGGCGCTGGCTGCCACCAGGTCACAATAACCGTCGGGCAGCGCATTGGCTTGCTGGTCCGCGACAAACCAGGTCCGTTCCACAGGAATGCTCACCTGCTCACGTACCGCGTCATAAGAAGCCACCAGTTCCGCACCGGCCACAATCGCCACCGGGTTCACCAGGTTGAGGCTGTGCAGCAGCGCCGCCTGGGTTTGCGCGGTATTGAGCATCGCGCAGATGCCGCCCAACTTGGCCACGGCCAGCACGCTCAGCAGCAACTCGGGACGGTTTTCAATAAAGATCGCCACCACGTCGCCCTTGCCGATGCCCTGGGCTTGCAGATGGTGGGCCATGCGGTTGGCCTGTTGGTTGGCTTCGCTGTAGCTGAGCACGCGGTCGCCGTACAACAAGGCTGTGCCATCCGGGTTACGCAGGGTGGCTTGTTCAAAATGCCAGCCCAGGCCACAGGGCTGCGCAGGGTCGGTGACATTGGCGGCCCGCATGCCGCGCACCACGCGAGGCAAAGCGCGAACAATGGCCGGCACCTTACGTA of Pseudomonas azotoformans contains these proteins:
- a CDS encoding long-chain-acyl-CoA synthetase, producing the protein MSHAQNDMITWGMMLRKVPAIVRALPRVVRGMRAANVTDPAQPCGLGWHFEQATLRNPDGTALLYGDRVLSYSEANQQANRMAHHLQAQGIGKGDVVAIFIENRPELLLSVLAVAKLGGICAMLNTAQTQAALLHSLNLVNPVAIVAGAELVASYDAVREQVSIPVERTWFVADQQANALPDGYCDLVAASAECPVDNPPSTAQIFFNDPCFYIYTSGTTGLPKAGIMKHGRWTKTAVSFGSIALDMGPEDVLYCTLPLYHATGLCVCWGSAIVGASGFAIRRKFSASQFWEDARKFKATTLGYVGELCRYLLDQPATGNDRDHRVTKMVGNGLRPGVWAQFKARYGVEHVCELYAASDGNIGFTNILNFDNTVGFCLQHWALVDYAHDSGEPIRGSDGFMHKVKTGGQGLLLARIDEKSPYDGYTDPEKNRKVILTDVFEKGDRYFNTGDLVRSIGFGHAQFVDRLGDTYRWKGENVSTTEVENILLQHPQIAEVVAYGVEIENTNGRAGMVAITPSESLAALDMRELLQFAHGQLPHYAVPLFLRIKVKMETTGTFKYQKVRLKEEAFDPDKAGNDPVYAWLPGSDSYVPVTGQLLAQIQGGHFRY